From Tachyglossus aculeatus isolate mTacAcu1 chromosome X5, mTacAcu1.pri, whole genome shotgun sequence, a single genomic window includes:
- the GABRA2 gene encoding gamma-aminobutyric acid receptor subunit alpha-2 produces MRLVLLLLSAWAPARSVLADTQEEEAKNNITIFTRILDRLLDGYDNRLRPGLGDSITEVFTNIYVTSFGPVSDTDMEYTIDVFFRQKWKDERLKFKGPMNILRLNNLMASKIWTPDTFFHNGKKSVAHNMTMPNKLLRIQDDGTLLYTMRLTVQAECPMHLEDFPMDAHSCPLKFGSYAYTTSEVTYIWTYNASDSVQVASDGSRLNQYDLLGQTIGKETIKSSTGEYTVMTAHFHLKRKIGYFVIQTYLPCIMTVILSQVSFWLNRESVPARTVFGVTTVLTMTTLSISARNSLPKVAYATAMDWFIAVCYAFVFSALIEFATVNYFTKRGWAWDGKSVVNDKKKEKASVMKKNNAYAVAVANYAPNIAKDPALATVSKNVASAEPGKKPEGKPAEAKKTFNSVSKIDRMSRIVFPVLFGTFNLVYWATYLNREPVLLGFAPST; encoded by the exons ATGCGCCTGGTGCTCCTGCTGCTGTCGGCATGGGCGCCGGCCAG GTCAGTGCTGGCGGACACGCAGGAAGAGGAGGCGAAGAACAACATCACTATCTTCACCCGGATTCTAGACAGACTCCTGGATGGCTACGATAATCGCCTTAGACCGGGATTAGGAG ACAGCATCACTGAGGTTTTTACCAACATCTACGTCACCAGCTTCGGGCCCGTGTCGGACACGGACATG GAGTACACGATAGATGTGTTCTTCCGCCAGAAGTGGAAAGATGAAAGGTTAAAGTTCAAAGGGCCGATGAACATCCTTCGCCTGAATAACCTGATGGCCAGCAAAATCTGGACACCGGATACCTTCTTCCACAACGGGAAGAAGTCGGTGGCTCACAACATGACCATGCCCAACAAGTTGCTGCGCATCCAGGATGACGGCACGCTGCTCTATACCATGAG GCTGACGGTCCAGGCGGAGTGTCCAATGCACCTGGAGGACTTTCCAATGGACGCGCACTCGTGCCCCCTCAAGTTCGGCAGCT atGCCTACACCACCTCCGAAGTGACATACATTTGGACGTACAACGCGTCAGACTCAGTGCAGGTCGCATCAGATGGCTCCCGGTTGAACCAATACGACTTACTGGGCCAGACCATCGGGAAGGAGACGATTAAATCCAGCACAG GGGAGTACACGGTTATGACTGCACATTTCCACCTGAAGAGGAAGATTGGCTACTTCGTCATCCAGACGTACCTGCCCTGCATCATGACAGTCATCCTGTCCCAGGTGTCCTTCTGGCTCAACCGGGAGTCCGTGCCGGCCAGGACCGTCTTTG GAGTCACCACGGTCCTGACCATGACAACCCTAAGCATCagtgcccggaactccctccccaaagtGGCCTATGCCACTGCCATGGACTGGTTCATTGCCGTCTGTTATGCCTTTGTCTTCTCTGCCCTGATCGAGTTTGCCACCGTCAACTACTTCACCAAGCGAGGGTGGGCATGGGATGGAAAGAGTGTGGTCAATGACAAG AAAAAAGAGAAGGCTTCCGTCATGAAGAAGAATAATGCCTATGCGGTGGCCGTGGCCAACTACGCCCCCAACATCGCCAAGGACCCGGCCCTCGCCACCGTCTCCAAGAACGTGGCCAGCGCCGAGCCCGGCAAGAAGCCAGAAGGGAAGCCAGCAGAGGCCAAGAAGACGTTCAACAGCGTCAGCAAGATCGACCGGATGTCCCGCATCGTTTTCCCCGTCCTCTTCGGGACCTTCAACCTGGTTTACTGGGCCACCTACTTAAACAGGGAGCCCGTGCTCCTGGGGTTCGCACCTTCCACCTAG
- the GABRG1 gene encoding gamma-aminobutyric acid receptor subunit gamma-1, with protein MDRPGEPAGSVLPSGSPHGGARRRRRLLLLLLLLSVSLEASGPIWPPLFSPPTSRPYARLVARTQPQSGELPPKTHRLIPPEHNGVCKVYLSCSHCGSSPAPLSPEAVDVRAGHPPPVAPRPSGPQVGGPWASFRADKEDDDRVNSGWNNSWVLAPKAYHEGDVTLILNSLLRDYDSKLRPDIGVRPTVIETDVYVNSIGPVDPINMEYSIDIIFGQTWFDHRLRFPGSSKVLMLNGNVVGKIWVPDTFFRNARKSDAHWVTTPNRLLRIRGDGRVLYTLRLTIAAECYLQLRNFPMDEHSCPLEFSSYGYPQNEIEYKWKQTSVEVADPKYWRLNQFAFVGLRNSTEIWRTQSGDYVVMTIFFYLSRRMGFFAIQTYIPCILTVVLSWVSFWINKDAVPARTSLGITTVLTMTTLSTIARKSLPKVSYTTAMDLFVSVCFIFVFAALVEFGALHYFSGSREGKHPKLKRKAKKSHARATARLLESTTSISLSGAPPAQGAGSGYPCLEGKDCVGFFCCFEDCRTGSWREGRLHLRVTRIDSYARIFFPTAFVLFNLVYWIGYLYL; from the exons ATGGATCGGCCCGGAGAGCCGGCCGGCTCCGTCCTGCCCTCCGGGAGCCCGCACGGCGGggcgaggaggcggcggcggctgctgctgctcctgctgttgCTGTCCGTGAGCCTGGAGGCGAG CGGCCCTATCTGgccacccctcttctcccctcctacaTCCCGGCCCTACGCCAGACTAGTCGCCCGGACTCAGCCCCAATCAGGCGAGCTGCCGCCCAAAACACACCGCCTCATTCCACCGGAACACAACGGGGTGTGTAAGGTGTACCTAAG TTGCAGCCACT GTGGGTCTTCTCCTGCCCCACTGTCCCCAGAGGCGGTGGATGTTCGGGCAGGGCACCCGCCTCCTGTGGCACCCAGACCCTCGGGCCCCCAGGTCGGAGGTCCATGGGCCTCGTTCAG GGCCGACAAGGAGGACGACGACAGAGTCAACTCCGGCTGGAACAACAGCTGGGTCCTGGCCCCCAAGGCTTACCATGAAGGAGACGTCACCCTCATCCTCAACAGCCTCCTGCGGGACTACGACAGCAAGCTTCGGCCGGACATCGGGG TCAGACCCACGGTGATTGAAACGGACGTGTATGTGAACAGCATCGGCCCTGTGGATCCAATCAATATG GAATACTCCATCGACATCATCTTCGGCCAGACGTGGTTTGACCACCGCCTACGGTTCCCAGGCTCCTCGAAGGTCTTGATGCTCAACGGCAATGTGGTCGGGAAGATCTGGGTGCCAGACACCTTCTTTCGCAATGCCAGAAAGTCAGATGCTCACTGGGTCACGACCCCCAACCGCTTGCTCCGGATCCGGGGTGATGGGCGCGTCCTCTACACACTCAG GTTGACCATCGCCGCAGAATGCTACCTCCAGCTCCGCAATTTTCCTATGGACGAACATTCCTGCCCGCTGGAGTTCTCCAGCT ATGGATACCCCCAAAATGAAATTGAatacaaatggaagcaaacctctGTAGAAGTCGCAGATCCTAAATACTGGAGACTGAATCAGTTTGCGTTCGTGGGGCTGAGAAACTCCACTGAAATCTGGCGCACTCAATCTG GAGATTACGTTGTCATGACCATCTTTTTTTATCTGAGCAGAAGGATGGGTTTCTTTGCTATTCAAACATATATCCCATGCATCCTGACGGTTGTTCTTTCATGGGTGTCTTTCTGGATAAACAAAGATGCGGTGCCCGCGAGGACATCACTAG GTATAACCACGGTGCTGACCATGACCACGCTGAGCACGATAGCCCGCAAGTCCTTGCCCAAAGTGTCCTACACGACGGCGATGGACCTGTTTGTCTCCGTCTGTTTCATCTTCGTCTTTGCGGCCCTTGTGGAGTTCGGGGCCCTACACTATTTCAGCGGCAGCCGGGAGGGGAAACATCCCAAGTTAAAGCGCAAAGCAAAG AAATCCCATGCACGGGCGACAGCGCGTCTCCTGGAGTCGACCACGTCCATTTCCCTGAGCGGTGCACCCCCTGCCCAAGGGGCTGGCTCTGGGTATCCATGTCTGGAGGGCAAGGACTGCGTCGGCTTCTTCTGCTGTTTCGAAGACTGCCGGACGGGGtcatggagggaagggaggctgcACCTCCGTGTGACTCGGATCGACTCTTACGCACGCATCTTCTTCCCCACCGCCTTCGTCCTGTTCAATCTTGTCTACTGGATCGGGTACCTTTACCTCTGA